One Gadus chalcogrammus isolate NIFS_2021 chromosome 7, NIFS_Gcha_1.0, whole genome shotgun sequence genomic window, AAATTCTTGGGACAAATATTGGAGTATACTccaaatggactgcatttatacagcgatTTTCTAGCcatggccactcaaagtgcacATTCACccaatcatacacacattcacacacagacggtgGAGTCGACCACGCTAGGCGATatccagctcatcaggagcagtcagggtatGGTGCCTCCTGAGGAGCTAGGAGGGGCCggggaatcgaactagcaaccttccagttaacAGCCATCGTGTGTTACCAGATATATGCTAAACATTTCTATTTGCTCCTCCCTCAGCTGTACCTGGGCGTCGTGCTCTCAGCTGTGGTCATCATCACCGGCTGCTTCTCCTACTACCAGGAGGCCAAGAGCTCCAAGATCATGGACTCCTTCAAGAACCTGGTGCCTCAGGTGAGGCCTTTAGGAACAACCTGATCTACCTTGGaccggagggagaggagtgatggaggggtagagggagagaaagagagagatacacctTGAgactagggagagagagagagattgttctTGAGAATAGGGAGGttaaggggagggagggagagagagggggagagagagattcctTGAGACTGCAGACTGGGGAGGAAAAGGGAGATTcctaggggagagggaggtagggagggagaaagagacagtgagagacctTGAGACCTTGATCTGTAACCTACCTGCCGTCCCTCCACAGCAAGCCCTGGTGGTCCGTGACGGAGAGAAGAGCTGTATCAAcgcggaggaggtggtggtgggcgacctggtggaggtgaagggtgGAGACAGGATCCCTGCTGACCTGCGAATCATCTCCGCCCACGGGTGCAAGGTGAGGGGAGAGCCGGCAGTGATAGGTTTTTTGTGTcgtttttggttttgttgtcGCTTTGACCGTGGTCTGGTCAAGACTAGAATAGATGCTTCATTGTTGGCAATGAAGCATCTATGCTAGTCGAACATACCGTTTCATTCTGAAAATGTTTCCATCTGTTGTTTTGACGGGAAATGGACTGAAATTTGTCCGAAAAATAAAATTGGTCATTTTTCTTTGAGGGGTTACTGCTGAAACCAATGACCACTGCTAGCTTAGCAGCATATTTTCCTTTGTAGCTTGCTAGCTAGCCAACAGAAACATGACGGTTGATGTTTGCTCTCTAGCATATCTTTTTGAAATACTTGCATCATTCCACTTTAGATTATCTATTCTGTTTGTCAGGAAGTGACTAACTATGTTGACTTGTTGCGCTGCCCTGTATTACGTATGGTCCCAAACTATTCTGAAAACACTTCACCTAATTACGCTCTGAATGAGCATATTCATCATGCCACTGACACCTGTGCTAGGCATGGTGATTTTGCTGTCCTTTCCGGTAGATTTTTTTAATGGGGACattttatgaaaacaacacttttcctgggatttggggtgttgttttgggtctctggtgctcccacacagatacatgattttttgagtgagctatgcatttctgaaagtaccccgcctacagttaccaaacgagcgagtcggTTTCGGCGCCCCGTCCAatgtaggaagggggcacagttgaatatgacctcccacttccccactcccctccaatcagagcaaagctacgattttgtggaccagcggatgagcagctccggcggggggaactcggcggcagccctgcacagctaagctccgggaatacaatccctttctctgccacagtccggaggaggagacacggaggagaaagggactgcactcccggagctgagccgCCGGTCTGCCGCCGAGCTATCcccgccggactgccgccaagcTATCcccgccggactgccgccgagctatcCGCGCCCGACTGCCGCCGAaactcggcggcagtccggcggtgtactccgtGAGCTGAACTGCGGCCGAAGCTGGCAGGTCCGGCGGGGGTAggtctcggcggcagtccggcagctccagcgCGGGGATTGCATTtatgctacagacaccagaaacggcgcattctgaagggactgaaacggAGCGGAATAGTGGTACTTTTTTCCCtgaaagctatttccagcaaacggcttcaaaaaaaagttttgcaGAACTCTAACTATGTTTACTTGCACGTCGGTGTACTGATCGCCCTGTCGGGTCTTATTTTCACGATAATGACCagtgttctatacattatcccttacataataaGTCCTTGAGTAATGAGCCAAATGCAACAAATTGGATCAGTTCTGATAGTTTTAAACGCTTAAAGGTccaatgacatgccaccaggtgtgagtgtgatcagccctTACAAGcagttttggaaatctgccccttatgacatcaaaAGCAGgcgtgtgtccacctagatgtatgctggatagatcagcctacccagtggactgtagcaaacgttgctcatctatccgtcactcATCTAGGGTGAtgcgcccacctgtgatgtcataagaggcCTGTAACGGCTAATCGCACCAGAACTGGGGGCGTGTCATGGGAGCTTTAAAGGCGTATTGTGTACGTGCACGTTAGCATGCTTATGAGCTGATCGACTGGATGTTGTGACTCAGGTGGACAACTCGTCTCTGACCGGAGAGTCTGAGCCGCAGTCCCGTACTCCGGACTTCTCCAACGAcaaccccctggagaccaggAACATTGCTTTCTTCTCAACCAACTGTGTTGAAGGTAGGAGGAGGGAAGCCACCACCACCGGTTAAAGAACCCCCAAAAACGCAATGAACTGGGGCAAAATGGCCGACAAGGGTTGCTAATGCTAAGCTGCCATAAGGAAAATCCCGAAATGAAAGTCAAACaagaaatgaaagaaaactGTAATGAATATTAATTAGCTTTTTATCATTAGTTTAATTATACACTTTGGAGTATAATGTGGGAACgtaatttattattttcctgGTTAGCGTAGAAGGTTAGCTCTGGTTCAAGAAAGTTTTTTTACTGTAAtgtttgtatgttgtatgtttataaaaatatattgcaTTAGTACAAAAGAAAgaatctttctctttttctatttctttccttctctttttctttcttttctttctctcttctcttctctctttcttttctatctttctctttcAACAAGTATACGAGTGAATTGACGAtagctaaaaataaataaattaaagcttttcacaataaaagccaaACGTGTCCGCACAACCAAAGGAAAgactaaacaaacacaaaatgttgtttgtttagTCTAGCAACTAGAACTAGCAAATAGAACTAGCAACCATCGGGTTGCCAGTCAACCGGCTCTACATCCTGATGCTTAAAACTCTGACACCTGGTAACGCAGTCCCGACTTCTTCATACTGTCGCTCTAGTCTTTTACCCTACTCTCATACCCCCAGGTACGGCGCGCGGTGTGGTGATCAGCACGGGCGACCGCACGGTCATGGGCCGCATCGCCACACTGGCCTCTGGCTTGGAGGTCGGGCGCACTCCCATCTCCATCGAGATCGAGCACTTCATCCACATCATCACGGGCGTGGCCGTGTTCCTGGGCATGTCCTTCTTCattctctccctcatcctcggGTATTCCTGGCTGGAGGCCGTCATCTTCCTCATCGGCATCATCGTGGCCAACGTTCCTGAGGGACTGCTGGCTACCGTCACCGTGAGTTCAGAGACAGGTTTTACCCTAAACCACCACTAGGTGTACGTCAGGGATGGTCAACTGGCATATCCGATTAGTTGAAGTGCGCGTTCgtgtggccctctgatggtaATGATGAAAAATTGTGCCCCTCTTTAttatgaaagttgcccatccctggtgtATGTGGTGCTTTGCTGCCTCCAGGGTCCACAATTCAATTTAAAGAGGTTGACTTTTAAACCAGAGTGGAGAGGCTTTGCTAATGTTAACATTATCAATAATAATACTTTTAATTTGAAGGTGCCTTTCTCTGCACGCAAGGACACCGTCCAAAGATGCACAAAAGTCATTATGACGTTATGCTATGCGTCACATTAGCGACATTGAAAATAGGGGAAAGTTAGCAACGTTAGAAAATATCGGAACATTAGCAACGTTAGAAAATATCATAAAATTACTGGTGTTTGAAAACGTGAACGTTAGCTTCGTTGGAAAAAAGTGGAACATTAGTGGAGTTAGAAAATAACAGAACATTAGTAGCGATAGAACTTGCCTAATTTTGACATGACTACTGACGTGAGGGTTTGTCATCGCTAGGTATGCCTGACTCTGACCGCCAAGCGCATGGCCAAGAAGAACTGCCTGGTGAAGAACCTTGAGGCTGTGGAGACCCtgggctccacctccaccatctgcTCCGACAAGACCGGCACCCTGACCCAGAACCGGATGACCGTGGCCCACATGTGGTTCGACAACCAGATCCACGAGGCGGACACCACCGAGAACCAGAGCGGCACCTCCTTCGACAAGAGCAGTGCCTCCTGGGGTGCGTTGGCGAGGATCGCCGGGCTGTGCAACCGCGCGGTGTTCCTGGCGGAGCAGTCCAACGTGGCCATCCTCAAGGTAGAGTCATTAGGGTTTTAACATGGGTTTGAATTCCTTGCGTCAACAGACGACGAGTCGGCTCACCTGATACGACCTTGCTACGACCAATATTAGTTAGCTAGCTGGCTAGGAGTAGCTAGGGCATTGAACCTGCAACCCAAAGGCACCGTGTTGAATCCAATCGTCTGTCTAGTTAACTGGTTAACATCTGTCGAGTTAACTGACCAACGTCTGTCTAGTTAGCTGGCTAGCATCTTTCTAGTTAGCTGGCTAGCGTCTGTCTAGTTAGCTGGCTAGCGTCTGTCTAGTTAGCTGGGTAGCGTCTGTCTAGTTAGCTGGATAGCGTCTGTCTAGTTAGCTGGATAGCGTCTGTCTAGTTAGCTGGATAGCGTCTGTCTAGTTAGCGGGCTAGCGTCTGTCTAGTTAGCGGGCTAGCGTCTGTCTAGTTAGCTGGCTAGCGTTTGTCTAGTTAGCTGGCTAGCGTTTGTCTAGTTAGCTGGCTAGCGTCTGTCTAGTTAGCTGGCTAGTGTCTGGCTAGTGTCTGGCTAGTGTCTGTCTAGTTAGCTGGCTAGCGTCTTTCTAGTAAGCTGGCTAGCATCAGTCTAGTTAGCTGTCTAGTATCTGTTAGCTGGCTAACGTCTGTTAGCTAGCCCCTACCGGCACCTAACGACACGCATCCAAATCCACTGCAAGGCGCTTTCCCACCACTGCGGTGGCTTGACGCTGAATGTAATTCCGATCTCTTATAATTCCGATCTCTCGTCCGCCCTCAGAGAGACGTGGCCGGAGATGCCTCGGAGTCAGCCCTGCTGAAGTGTATCGAACTGTGCTGCGGATCGGTCAACGAGATGAGGGACAAGAACCTTAAGATCGCCGAGATACCCTTCAACTCCACCAACAAGTACCAGGTAACGTAGCCACCAGGAGGCGCCATGGTGGGGACAAAGGGTtgctttcaatttcaattttatttgaaagGGACCCTGTGCCaataaaacataaatgtaaCCATTTGATGCGTCCCACTAGAGATAGCAAATTTACAAACAACATGTGACAAATGGCAATGTATCGCATGTGAAATATCCCTCACAGGCCTATGTATAATTTTTGCCAGGGCTGCGTGATTATGGAAAACATCGTAATcaagattattttggtcaatattcaAATCACGATTTCTTCAAACGATTATCTTTGAGATTGAAAACATGACCTGTTTATTCTGCATTTCGCACCAAAAAAACATGCAAGGAAAAATATGAAATGagcaataattaataataaaagaaaatgttgAGACAAGTGGACTAATACAATTCAGAATTCCGATATCTGATCTTTCCATCGGCCCGGCTTTTCTTTACCCCCCGTAGCTCTCCATCCATCACAACGACACGCCGGGCGAGACCAGCCACCTGCTGGTGATGAAGGGCGCCCCAGAGAGGATCCTGGACCGCTGCTCCACCATCCTGATCCAGGGGAAGGAGGCTCCCCTCGACGAGGAGATGAAGGAGTCCTTTCAGAACGCCTACCTGgaactgggaggactgggagagagagtgctggGTAatactcaagactcacctgtcaGAGTTCActtagactctgcatagccaccccttCCCATTACTTATGGTAtggttgtacgtcctggcacttaatgtactcacttattgtatgtcgtacttatttatagtacttagttgtgtagcgtcttatcctagctatctgtgttgtatacagggaatgggttaccctagtgattgttattgcttggcacttggttctatgaacatccttactgtaccgacagagatatattgttgtttctttcttctgacaaatatacttattggaaccataactgagcctttagtCTGACACGAGACCTCtcgactccttcctcctcctcgtatcTCCAGGCTTCTGCCACTACAACCTCCCAGACGAGCAGTTTCCAAAGGACTTCGCCTTCGACACTGAGGAGGTGAACTTCCCCACGGACAACCTCTGCTTTGTGGGCATCATGTCCATGATCGACCCCCCCCGGGCCGCTGTCCCAGACGCCGTGGGCAAGTGCAGGAGCGCCGGCATCAAGGTAAGACCCCATGAGTTTGTCGGATTTAGTCACCGACTTAAGCCGTTTTTGATTGACCTACGTTCAAAATACCTTTATCCaagttttttttacaaatcgatttgaaagaaaaacagacacaaTTCGAAAAAATCACTGGTGTCCGACATTACACCTCGATAACAGAATTGTAGACTGACCTTTGCGTTCTACTTCCTCAGGTCATCATGGTGACCGGAGATCACCCAATCACAGCCAAGGCCATCGCCAAGGGTGTCGGCATCATCTCTGAGGGCAACGAGACCGTGGAGGACATCGCCGCTCGCCTGAACATCCCAGTCAATGAAGTGAACCCAAGGTGAGGAATGGAATACAGAACCATACCTTTGGGTGGACCTCAGGGCTACGTTCTCGGTCTCCTTCAGGTTACGTTTTTGCTatttcgatccccggctcctactcgtagctgagtgtcaaggtgtccctgagcaaggcacctcaccctgactgctcccttacggaaggttgctagttcgatccccgtcaCCACCTCCCAGCTCAGTGTTGAGGTATCCCTGATACATTTGAGTGTCGAGGCGTCACATCTGTCCCGTTTTTAACGTCTCTCGCCCCCCACCAAACCTCCAGGGACGCCAAGGCCTGTGTGGTCCACGGCGGAGACCTCAAGGACCTTAGCCCGGAGCAGCTAGATGACATCCTCCGGTACCACACAGAGATCGTGTTTGCCCGGACCTCGCCCCAGCAGAAGCTCATCATCGTGGAGGGCTGCCAGAGACaggtatgcacgcacacatcagagacaggtacacacatgcacgcacacacacgccagagAAAGGTAAACTCCCCCCAGTATTGGACCACCTAGCTCTAACGGtatctctcgttctccctcccccactttCGAATGAATTCCCCTATTCTCCCTCCCCCAGGGAGCCATCGTCGCGGTAACGGGAGACGGAGTCAATGACTCCCCGGCCTTGAAGAAGGCCGATATCGGAGTTGCCATGGGGATCGCCGGCTCGGACGTCTCCAAGCAGGCGGCCGACATGATCCTCCTGGACGACAACTTTGCCTCCATCGTCACCGGGGTGGAAGAGGGTGAGTCCGGCCGTCTGATAATTCGGGGAAGCGCTGTCTTTTTATTGGACGAGGTTGTTGAACGACGTCCTAAATCTTTTGTCCGTTCGTTCAGGTCGTCTAATTTTTGACAATCTCAAGAAGTCCATCGCCTACACCCTGACCAGCAACATCCCCGAGATCacgcccttcctcctcttcattaTCGCCAACATCCCCCTGCCCCTGGGCACGGTCACCATTCTCTGCATTGACCTGGGAACAGACATGGTGAGAAACTGAGTtatcttacgcacttattgtatgtcgtacttagttatagtacttggTTGTGCAGCGTATTATCCTAACTATCTTTGAGGTATACggtgaatgggttaacctagtgattgttagtgcttggcacttggttctataaacatccttactgtactacagtgatatattgttgtttctctttctactAACaagtgtacttattgtaagtcgctttggggaAAAGCTTCTCATAAATGTGAATGCAAATCTTCGGTCAGACACGGTTACGATAACGCAGTTGACGCTAGACTAGAAAGATAGATTgataacaactttattaatcccccagAGAGGGAATTCCTTTGTTCCAACAGCCCAGCAGTAGTGGAAAACACAGGATAAGATgattacaataaaaatacaaagtactaggggtgtgacgagatcttgtgccacgagatctcgcgagattaaaatcgacaatattacccgtcgcgttaaaaatctCGCGAAATTTgtgagctatccaaacttctatttctgccctgtgggggcagtaatgcgcctttgctacgtctagactgccagaacctaaagaaggagaaggaaaattagaagaggaggagaaggaggggaagcagccataaactgtgttcgaaatctttccctatcacggatatagtgcattatatagggtgctcgccattttgtagtggtgttcgaattctcagtggttaatttcatgcactatatagtgcacttaaaatacccaaaatgttaatgtacatacgatgttccctacatgttactcccgtataccacaatgcaatgcggtcatgtttttccggaggagaagaagaagctgaataagcgcgaaaacgaatacattcaatgatggagtctccggctttcgtttagaaatgtcaacaatttatttgggattt contains:
- the LOC130385462 gene encoding sodium/potassium-transporting ATPase subunit alpha-1-like, encoding MGRGEGREQYELAATSEQCSKKKAKGKKKEKDMDELKKEVDMDDHKLTLDELNRKYGTDLSRGLTSAKAAEHLARDGPNALTPPPTTPEWVKFCKQMFGGFSMLLWTGAVLCFLAYGIQAVMEDEPANDNLYLGVVLSAVVIITGCFSYYQEAKSSKIMDSFKNLVPQQALVVRDGEKSCINAEEVVVGDLVEVKGGDRIPADLRIISAHGCKVDNSSLTGESEPQSRTPDFSNDNPLETRNIAFFSTNCVEGTARGVVISTGDRTVMGRIATLASGLEVGRTPISIEIEHFIHIITGVAVFLGMSFFILSLILGYSWLEAVIFLIGIIVANVPEGLLATVTVCLTLTAKRMAKKNCLVKNLEAVETLGSTSTICSDKTGTLTQNRMTVAHMWFDNQIHEADTTENQSGTSFDKSSASWGALARIAGLCNRAVFLAEQSNVAILKRDVAGDASESALLKCIELCCGSVNEMRDKNLKIAEIPFNSTNKYQLSIHHNDTPGETSHLLVMKGAPERILDRCSTILIQGKEAPLDEEMKESFQNAYLELGGLGERVLGFCHYNLPDEQFPKDFAFDTEEVNFPTDNLCFVGIMSMIDPPRAAVPDAVGKCRSAGIKVIMVTGDHPITAKAIAKGVGIISEGNETVEDIAARLNIPVNEVNPRDAKACVVHGGDLKDLSPEQLDDILRYHTEIVFARTSPQQKLIIVEGCQRQGAIVAVTGDGVNDSPALKKADIGVAMGIAGSDVSKQAADMILLDDNFASIVTGVEEGRLIFDNLKKSIAYTLTSNIPEITPFLLFIIANIPLPLGTVTILCIDLGTDMVPAISLAYEAAESDIMKRQPRNPKTDKLVNERLISIAYGQIGMIQALAGFFTYFVILAENGFLPSTLLGIRVSWDNRYCNDLEDSYGQQWTYEQRKIVEFTCHTAFFASIVVVQWADLIVCKTRRNSVFQQGMKNKILIFGLFEETALAAFLSYCPGMDVALRMYPLKPNWWFCAFPYSLLIFIYDEIRKLILRRSPGGWVERETYY